Proteins encoded within one genomic window of Leptolyngbya sp. FACHB-261:
- a CDS encoding ABC transporter permease, which produces MSEAAEQRIKRGTKSREATTQVLRIEASQGWGSLQLKELWDYRDLIYFLLWREVKGRYRQMALGPLWIVLQPLVDMVIFSLIFGVVAKLPSDGLPYPLFSYSGLLPWNFFMRATSSSANCLLSNAQLISKVYFPRLVVPLVSVLSGLIDFGASLIILLGMMVFYGIQLTPWALTMPLFLALMAATALGVGLWSAALTVYFRDVGFMMGYLLRVWMYATPVAYSTNVIPERWQFLYRLNPTTGAIEGFRWALLGVGEPPRLAVLISTVFVLVLLVTGAYFFRRTERTIVDVV; this is translated from the coding sequence TTGTCTGAAGCAGCAGAACAGAGAATCAAAAGAGGGACGAAGTCGCGGGAAGCAACCACTCAGGTTTTGCGAATCGAGGCTTCTCAGGGTTGGGGATCACTTCAACTCAAAGAACTCTGGGACTATCGAGATCTGATCTATTTTCTGCTGTGGCGGGAGGTGAAGGGACGCTATCGGCAGATGGCCCTGGGACCGCTGTGGATTGTGCTTCAGCCCCTCGTGGATATGGTGATTTTCAGCCTGATCTTTGGCGTGGTTGCCAAGTTGCCTTCAGATGGCTTGCCCTACCCACTTTTTTCCTACAGTGGGCTACTGCCGTGGAACTTCTTTATGCGGGCAACGAGTAGCAGTGCTAATTGTTTGCTGAGCAATGCCCAATTGATTTCTAAGGTGTATTTCCCCAGATTAGTGGTGCCGCTGGTCAGTGTGTTGTCAGGGCTCATTGATTTCGGCGCATCGCTGATTATTCTGCTGGGCATGATGGTGTTTTATGGCATTCAATTAACGCCTTGGGCGTTGACTATGCCACTGTTCTTAGCACTGATGGCAGCGACGGCATTGGGTGTGGGCTTGTGGTCGGCAGCACTGACCGTGTATTTCCGTGATGTCGGTTTTATGATGGGCTACTTGCTACGGGTATGGATGTATGCGACGCCTGTGGCTTACTCAACCAATGTGATTCCAGAGCGGTGGCAGTTTCTCTATCGGTTGAATCCAACCACGGGCGCGATTGAGGGCTTTCGTTGGGCGCTGCTAGGGGTAGGCGAGCCACCAAGGTTAGCGGTA
- a CDS encoding polysaccharide biosynthesis tyrosine autokinase, producing the protein MTKDWRPSRNTASGLSGSEVGYQETLLGDQGYRRRQDGVRRSLPNSESELNPQEFGKILLKRRWWFLSVFLGVTALCAAWTWTRPPRYFATSEIMLANPAIPTEAGGGNPTTDALVQVKRGYDFETLKQVLTSPSVISQVQERLQAELPNFAGSPPSGTLPGQLTLQQLPEAQVIQLRYESGDPAEVYLVLNTLQKIYLEYGRQQQRLNIGQAIKFVESQIPQQQQQVAKAEAELRAFRQTYSLVDPQVQSGSLATSITGTEQSRQEAQTQLEEARTLYASLQNRLGFQPDEALAASALSQSTRYQALLDQLQEAELKLAEARNRFRDSHPQVQALLGQRQQVIGLLNQEARNTLGDQLFGRVAVEQSGGGFGSNLPSPGSRPALSAQQNLNSVRLDLAKQLIETENNIRVLEVRTSALTTAEGRLRQQFQNMPELLSRYTELDRDVQVATEALRKMLTVRQELQVSSAQEGVPWQLIRPAVLPEQPFAPNHTRNLILGVMAGTILGSAAALLRHQMDDTLHSVEELKNATPHPLLGSVPYSVASALAIWRQEARSALHTASAATQTPSRPSYARAVASPAHYNRSLYVEALRSLYTNLRFVSSERPVRTFVMTSSMPKEGKSTLCCGLASVIADQGQRVLLVDADLRRPSVHRYLDLPNVRGLSSALVREEDWQQWVQASEVPGLEVMTSGPLPPNPVGLLDSQRMAQLLEDMRHAYDYVIIDAPPALGLTDAAVLAPLTDGVVLVARLGQVTRGMARQVSESLAQVNVLGVVANSVNESGDRYYYQHYYHYYGEAVPENLNTSPARKGLFRK; encoded by the coding sequence GTGACTAAAGATTGGCGCCCATCTCGAAACACAGCCAGTGGCTTATCAGGGTCAGAAGTGGGCTATCAGGAAACCTTACTCGGCGACCAGGGCTATCGCAGACGGCAGGACGGCGTGCGTCGTTCTCTGCCCAACTCCGAGTCTGAGCTTAACCCTCAGGAATTTGGCAAGATTTTGCTCAAGCGGCGCTGGTGGTTCCTCAGCGTCTTTTTGGGTGTGACTGCCCTTTGTGCAGCTTGGACTTGGACTCGACCGCCGCGTTACTTTGCCACCAGCGAAATCATGCTGGCGAACCCAGCAATCCCCACAGAAGCGGGGGGCGGCAACCCGACCACAGATGCGCTCGTACAGGTCAAAAGGGGCTATGACTTTGAAACACTCAAGCAGGTTTTGACTAGCCCCTCGGTGATCTCACAGGTACAGGAACGATTGCAGGCAGAGCTGCCTAACTTCGCCGGTAGCCCACCCTCAGGAACGCTGCCTGGTCAGCTGACGCTTCAACAGCTGCCAGAAGCTCAGGTCATCCAGTTGCGCTACGAAAGCGGAGACCCCGCCGAAGTTTATCTGGTGCTGAACACGCTGCAAAAGATTTATCTGGAGTACGGGCGGCAACAGCAACGGCTAAACATTGGTCAGGCAATTAAGTTTGTCGAGAGCCAAATTCCCCAGCAGCAGCAACAGGTTGCCAAGGCTGAGGCGGAATTACGAGCCTTCCGCCAAACCTATAGCCTGGTAGACCCACAAGTACAAAGCGGTAGCCTCGCTACCTCGATCACCGGCACTGAGCAAAGTCGCCAGGAAGCTCAGACTCAACTTGAAGAAGCCCGTACCCTCTACGCCAGCCTGCAAAATCGGTTGGGCTTTCAACCCGATGAAGCACTAGCCGCTTCGGCGCTCAGCCAGTCCACCCGTTATCAAGCCTTGCTCGATCAGCTCCAGGAGGCTGAGCTGAAACTAGCCGAAGCCCGCAATCGCTTCCGGGACTCCCACCCCCAGGTCCAGGCTCTATTGGGACAGAGGCAGCAGGTGATTGGTTTGCTCAATCAAGAAGCCCGCAATACTCTAGGCGATCAACTGTTCGGTCGGGTTGCCGTTGAGCAAAGTGGCGGTGGCTTTGGCTCCAATCTGCCCAGCCCAGGTAGCCGACCCGCCCTGTCCGCCCAGCAAAATCTGAACTCGGTCCGGTTGGACTTGGCAAAGCAGCTGATAGAGACCGAAAACAACATTCGCGTGTTAGAGGTGCGCACCTCGGCCTTGACCACAGCAGAGGGGCGGCTGCGCCAGCAGTTCCAGAACATGCCTGAACTGCTGAGCCGTTACACCGAACTAGATCGTGATGTGCAGGTGGCAACCGAAGCCCTGCGAAAAATGCTGACTGTGCGCCAGGAGTTGCAGGTTTCCTCTGCACAAGAGGGTGTCCCCTGGCAACTAATTCGCCCAGCCGTGCTGCCGGAGCAGCCCTTTGCGCCTAACCACACTCGCAACTTGATCCTGGGCGTGATGGCTGGAACGATTCTGGGTAGCGCTGCCGCCCTGTTGCGCCACCAGATGGACGACACGCTGCACTCGGTTGAAGAACTTAAGAACGCCACGCCCCATCCACTATTGGGATCGGTGCCCTACTCTGTGGCCTCGGCCCTGGCGATCTGGCGTCAGGAAGCTCGCTCGGCTCTGCACACCGCCTCAGCGGCTACCCAAACGCCTTCTAGGCCCAGCTACGCTAGAGCCGTCGCTTCGCCCGCTCACTACAATCGCTCTCTGTATGTGGAGGCGTTGCGCTCGTTGTACACAAATCTGCGCTTTGTCTCCTCGGAGCGCCCGGTCCGCACCTTTGTTATGACCTCCTCCATGCCGAAGGAAGGCAAATCAACGTTGTGCTGCGGCTTAGCTTCGGTGATTGCTGACCAGGGACAACGGGTGCTGCTGGTGGATGCCGATTTGCGCCGTCCCAGCGTCCATCGCTACCTGGATTTGCCTAATGTGCGGGGTTTGAGCAGTGCCCTAGTACGCGAGGAAGACTGGCAGCAGTGGGTGCAGGCGTCTGAGGTGCCAGGTTTAGAGGTGATGACCTCCGGCCCCTTGCCGCCCAATCCGGTGGGTTTGCTCGATTCGCAACGCATGGCCCAACTGCTCGAAGACATGCGCCACGCCTACGACTACGTGATCATTGACGCGCCGCCTGCCTTGGGGCTAACGGATGCAGCGGTGCTAGCGCCCTTGACCGATGGTGTAGTGCTAGTAGCTCGCTTAGGCCAAGTAACCCGAGGCATGGCCCGACAGGTATCAGAATCGCTGGCCCAGGTAAATGTGTTGGGTGTAGTTGCCAACTCGGTGAACGAGTCAGGAGATCGCTATTATTACCAGCACTACTACCACTACTACGGCGAAGCAGTGCCGGAGAACCTGAACACTAGCCCAGCCCGCAAAGGGTTGTTTAGAAAATAG
- a CDS encoding STAS domain-containing protein, whose translation MEEKTQITRDGLRVHVLKPVGRLDITSAWQFRLKLQNCIAEYQHVVLNLAQVQFIDSSGLTALVAGIRDADKVKGSLRLCNINPVARLVFEVTMMDTVFEIFDDEAQALAASFPVAVEREQPSPNPAE comes from the coding sequence ATGGAGGAAAAAACTCAGATCACCCGTGACGGTCTGAGGGTACACGTGCTAAAACCGGTCGGTCGGTTAGATATTACATCTGCCTGGCAATTTCGCCTTAAGCTGCAGAATTGTATCGCAGAATACCAACACGTCGTACTTAACTTAGCTCAAGTTCAGTTCATTGACAGCTCCGGTTTGACAGCCCTGGTAGCCGGTATACGGGATGCAGATAAAGTTAAGGGCAGTTTGCGCCTGTGCAATATCAACCCTGTGGCACGCTTGGTGTTTGAAGTAACGATGATGGACACCGTGTTTGAGATTTTTGATGATGAGGCGCAGGCTTTAGCTGCCAGTTTCCCCGTGGCAGTTGAGCGAGAGCAGCCATCCCCAAATCCAGCTGAGTAG
- a CDS encoding SpoIIE family protein phosphatase, with product MGQSDEKLKLMVVDDEPDNLDLLYRTFRRDFEVLRADSGQTALAQLEQVGEVAVIISDQRMPEMGGIEFLSRTVEQFPDTLRIVLTGYTDVEDLVEAINTGKVFKYITKPWDPEELRVVVRQAAETYRVLKQRTEELNRALQREFLLNAITTAIRESLDVSSILKTLVEIVGRTFGASCCVLRLVELQPQGGVRLSAEAFEYRKPKLLEAAEPEIANLESANSETSPETSSEEPGGCEALAQAAATTLLTQLDASSPLPQQLSVPLIHRTMLLAVLSIYQMDLPRSWRAEDTQLIEVVAQQAALALSQARLYQQTQAQAQQLHSELEVARQIQSNLLRQTWPEIPGLRIQACCYPAQAVGGDFFEVFVHPEGDVWLAVGDVAGKGVPAALFMASLLSVLRREVSQADAGSPDVVLHTLNECLAEDLIGNNRFITMLLARYTPETRELTYASAGHVYPLLWSQADLNGQGKPRYLKARGLPLGILPVWRGTGETLTLEPGQTLLLLSDGVTEASVQGTPLREAFAASALDGQGIGQGVLLEQDGLWHLLRNLAAGAFDLNRLLDQVQAQAGPQEDDQTLLSLEII from the coding sequence ATGGGCCAGTCGGATGAAAAGCTCAAGCTGATGGTGGTCGATGATGAGCCAGATAATCTCGATCTGCTCTACCGTACCTTTCGTCGGGATTTTGAGGTATTACGGGCGGATAGCGGTCAGACCGCTTTAGCTCAGCTAGAGCAGGTCGGTGAAGTGGCGGTGATCATCTCCGATCAGCGCATGCCAGAGATGGGAGGCATCGAGTTTCTCAGCCGCACCGTTGAGCAGTTTCCCGACACGCTGCGCATTGTCCTCACCGGCTATACCGATGTGGAAGATTTGGTGGAGGCGATCAACACCGGCAAGGTATTCAAGTACATCACCAAGCCCTGGGACCCAGAAGAACTGCGTGTGGTCGTTCGTCAAGCTGCCGAAACTTACCGCGTCCTCAAGCAGCGCACCGAGGAACTCAACCGGGCTCTGCAACGGGAATTTTTGCTCAATGCGATCACCACTGCGATTCGAGAGTCGCTGGATGTCAGTAGCATTCTGAAAACGCTGGTTGAGATCGTTGGGCGAACGTTTGGGGCCAGCTGTTGTGTTCTGCGTCTGGTCGAGTTGCAGCCCCAAGGTGGAGTCCGCTTGAGCGCAGAGGCGTTTGAGTATCGCAAGCCTAAGTTGTTAGAAGCGGCAGAGCCGGAAATAGCAAACCTAGAATCAGCCAACTCAGAAACCAGCCCCGAAACCAGCTCAGAAGAGCCCGGCGGTTGTGAAGCTTTAGCGCAGGCTGCTGCGACCACGCTGCTCACTCAGTTAGACGCTTCCAGCCCTTTGCCCCAACAGCTTTCGGTACCCTTGATCCATCGAACGATGCTGCTGGCAGTGCTCTCGATTTATCAAATGGATCTGCCCCGGTCCTGGCGAGCCGAAGATACGCAGCTCATTGAGGTAGTGGCACAGCAAGCCGCTCTGGCCCTGTCTCAAGCCAGGCTTTATCAACAGACGCAAGCACAGGCGCAACAACTGCACTCTGAGTTGGAAGTTGCGCGTCAGATCCAGTCCAATCTGCTGCGTCAGACCTGGCCAGAAATTCCCGGTTTGCGCATTCAGGCTTGTTGCTATCCGGCCCAGGCAGTCGGCGGCGATTTTTTTGAGGTGTTTGTTCACCCTGAAGGTGACGTCTGGCTGGCAGTAGGCGACGTAGCGGGCAAAGGCGTTCCAGCAGCTCTGTTCATGGCCAGTCTGCTGTCGGTGCTGCGCCGCGAAGTTTCTCAGGCTGATGCAGGTTCGCCGGATGTAGTTCTGCACACGCTTAACGAATGTTTGGCTGAAGATCTGATTGGCAATAACCGCTTTATCACCATGCTCCTGGCTCGCTACACGCCAGAAACCCGTGAGCTAACCTACGCCAGCGCAGGACATGTCTACCCCCTGCTGTGGTCCCAGGCTGACCTGAATGGGCAGGGCAAGCCCCGCTACCTCAAGGCAAGGGGTCTACCTTTGGGCATTCTGCCTGTGTGGCGAGGAACGGGCGAAACTTTGACCCTAGAGCCTGGACAGACGCTACTGTTACTGAGTGATGGCGTGACTGAGGCCTCAGTGCAGGGAACCCCACTACGAGAAGCCTTTGCCGCTTCTGCCCTAGACGGGCAGGGCATTGGGCAGGGCGTTCTGTTGGAACAAGACGGCCTCTGGCACTTGCTGCGCAACCTGGCTGCCGGTGCCTTCGATCTCAATCGTCTGCTCGACCAGGTACAGGCGCAAGCAGGACCGCAGGAGGACGACCAGACTCTGCTGTCGCTAGAGATTATCTAG
- a CDS encoding AAA family ATPase, with protein sequence MDYYIPDRFRDRVALHIAKNFVELPKVQPALILGVHGAKGEGKSFMVERILEEMRALTIHIAAGELESPDAGEPGRMIRVRYLEAAELVQVRGKVAVLVIHDIDAGAGRWAGATQYTVNTQIVTATLMAIADNPTRVQLPGSYSSEPTARVPIIVTGNDFSTLYAPLTRDGRMTKFLWQPATEERREIVRQLFSEDRIAQAEVDRLVAHFPDRPVDFFGAIRSRLYDDQLLSQLKNWGLENINLKLVNNDGKPPVFDPPRLTLDLLVHWGEQIEQEQSAIDSGLSSEYMGLNHSSRQEQPRQESNSGQNSNRGASRSLEYGYDRPRFGER encoded by the coding sequence ATGGATTACTACATTCCTGACCGCTTCCGCGATAGGGTTGCTCTGCACATCGCCAAGAATTTTGTTGAGTTGCCCAAGGTCCAGCCTGCCCTAATTTTGGGCGTGCATGGCGCTAAAGGTGAAGGCAAATCCTTCATGGTGGAGCGCATTTTAGAAGAAATGCGCGCCTTGACGATTCATATTGCGGCTGGTGAACTGGAAAGCCCAGACGCGGGTGAACCGGGTCGCATGATCCGCGTGCGCTACCTTGAGGCAGCAGAATTAGTACAGGTCCGGGGCAAAGTTGCGGTACTCGTGATCCACGATATCGACGCAGGTGCGGGTCGTTGGGCAGGCGCAACCCAATACACCGTTAACACGCAGATCGTCACAGCCACGCTGATGGCGATTGCCGATAACCCGACCAGGGTGCAACTGCCTGGTAGTTACTCGTCTGAGCCAACAGCACGGGTGCCGATTATTGTGACTGGCAACGACTTTTCAACTCTTTATGCACCACTGACCCGAGACGGTCGGATGACCAAGTTCCTCTGGCAACCGGCGACGGAAGAGCGACGGGAAATTGTGCGGCAGTTATTTAGTGAAGACCGCATCGCTCAGGCCGAGGTAGATCGCTTGGTGGCTCACTTCCCTGATCGGCCCGTAGATTTCTTTGGTGCGATCCGTTCGCGGCTTTACGATGACCAACTGCTCTCCCAACTTAAGAACTGGGGTCTGGAGAACATCAACCTCAAGCTTGTGAACAATGATGGTAAGCCTCCAGTCTTTGACCCGCCCAGGCTAACGCTGGATCTGTTGGTGCATTGGGGCGAGCAGATCGAGCAAGAGCAGAGTGCAATTGACAGTGGTCTATCCAGTGAGTACATGGGGCTCAACCACAGTTCAAGACAGGAGCAACCGAGACAGGAGTCAAACTCAGGTCAGAACTCAAACCGTGGTGCTTCTCGCTCCCTGGAGTACGGCTACGACCGGCCCCGCTTTGGTGAGCGGTAA
- a CDS encoding PD40 domain-containing protein produces MKRVDSLKRLKPFSWWMAVLLGLTGCIGGPVRQTPGVDLFGRGLNSQLGDEMPAFNYDGSLLAFTSDRNGRRDIYLYDVRQRRLLPLPGLNYPDSVQEQPSLSGDGRYLAYVSEQRGKADIFVYDRASQEARLITGDFIGSVAQPSLSGDGRLLSFETNRRGQWDVEIFDLGNLDPGVQPKPVRSAPKESP; encoded by the coding sequence GTGAAGCGAGTAGATTCACTCAAGCGCCTGAAGCCTTTCTCCTGGTGGATGGCAGTGCTGCTGGGTTTAACCGGCTGCATTGGTGGCCCAGTGCGACAAACACCAGGGGTTGATCTCTTTGGTCGGGGGCTGAATAGTCAGCTAGGCGATGAAATGCCTGCCTTCAATTACGACGGCAGCCTCCTGGCCTTTACCTCTGACCGGAACGGCAGACGGGACATCTATTTGTATGACGTGCGCCAGCGACGGCTGTTGCCCTTGCCCGGTTTGAACTATCCGGACTCTGTGCAGGAGCAACCGTCGTTGAGCGGCGACGGGCGCTATTTAGCCTATGTCTCAGAGCAGCGCGGCAAAGCCGATATTTTTGTCTATGACCGGGCTAGCCAGGAGGCTCGGCTGATTACAGGTGACTTTATCGGCTCCGTTGCCCAACCCAGTCTCAGCGGTGACGGGCGTTTGCTCAGCTTTGAGACGAACCGTAGAGGCCAGTGGGATGTAGAAATTTTCGACCTGGGCAACTTAGATCCAGGAGTACAGCCCAAACCAGTTCGCTCTGCACCTAAGGAATCACCCTAA
- the speA gene encoding biosynthetic arginine decarboxylase, translating into MRVRNVQGLSQSEQRNSQNPAEPGSALMISRPKPTWTVLESEELYRISGWGEPYFSINHAGHVTVSPQGDRGGSLDLYELVNDLAARNLGLPLLIRFSDILEDRIERLNACFARAIARYNYDGVYRGVFPVKVNQQRHIIEAIVRFGKAHQYGLEAGAKPELLIALATLKTPGALLICNGYKDREYIETALLARRLGHNTIIVAEQLSEVRLIIETARRLGVEPVIGVRAKLSTRGINRWGSSTGDRAKFGLTVPEIIEAVEQLREANMLNALQLMHFHIGSQISAIATIKEAIREASQIYVNLAKLGANMRYLDVGGGLGVDYDGSQTNFHASKNYNMQNYANDVVAEVKEACQDEELPVPTLISESGRAIASHQSVLVFDVLGVSEVKAAEPEPAGEDDHLVIRNLYDTYLSINRDNFQEAYNDAFQFKEEAVSLFSFGYLSLQERARAERLFWECCKRIQKIVRELDYVPDDLEDLEKILASIYYCNLSVFQSAPDSWAIDQLFPIMPIHRLDEEPTERGTLADLTCDSDGKIDQFIDLRDVKPLLELHKWREGEPYYLGMFLNGAYQEIMGNLHNLFGDTNAVHIHLAPDGYRIEHVVKGDSMKEVLGYVQYDSEDMIESVRQETERALKEKRITLQESQMLLQNYERTLSRYTYLA; encoded by the coding sequence ATGAGGGTCCGAAACGTGCAAGGTCTCTCCCAGAGCGAGCAACGCAACAGCCAAAATCCAGCAGAGCCCGGCAGTGCTCTGATGATTTCTCGTCCGAAGCCCACCTGGACAGTCCTTGAAAGCGAAGAGCTATATCGGATCAGCGGCTGGGGAGAGCCTTACTTCAGCATCAACCACGCTGGACATGTCACCGTCTCGCCGCAGGGCGACCGGGGAGGCTCCCTAGATCTGTATGAGTTAGTCAATGATCTGGCTGCCCGCAATTTGGGCTTGCCCCTGTTGATTCGCTTCTCAGATATTCTTGAAGACCGCATCGAGCGTCTGAACGCTTGCTTTGCCCGTGCCATTGCTCGCTACAACTACGATGGCGTCTATCGCGGCGTCTTCCCGGTTAAGGTTAACCAGCAGCGCCATATTATCGAAGCGATTGTTCGCTTTGGCAAAGCTCACCAATACGGTTTAGAAGCTGGAGCGAAACCAGAACTGCTGATCGCGCTTGCCACCCTGAAAACACCCGGCGCGCTGCTAATCTGCAATGGTTACAAAGACCGCGAGTATATCGAGACAGCTCTGTTAGCGCGTCGCTTGGGCCATAACACCATCATCGTGGCTGAGCAGCTTAGCGAAGTGCGGTTGATCATTGAAACAGCGCGTCGTTTAGGGGTTGAGCCAGTAATTGGGGTACGCGCCAAACTCAGCACCAGAGGTATCAACCGTTGGGGCAGTTCCACCGGCGACCGCGCTAAATTTGGTTTAACGGTGCCTGAAATTATTGAAGCCGTAGAGCAGTTGCGCGAAGCTAATATGCTGAATGCATTGCAACTGATGCACTTTCATATCGGCTCCCAAATTTCTGCGATTGCCACGATCAAAGAAGCGATTCGTGAAGCCTCTCAGATTTACGTGAATCTTGCCAAGCTGGGTGCAAATATGCGCTACCTGGATGTTGGTGGGGGCTTAGGTGTGGATTATGACGGCTCTCAAACTAACTTCCACGCTTCCAAGAACTACAACATGCAGAACTACGCCAATGACGTAGTCGCTGAGGTCAAAGAAGCTTGTCAAGATGAAGAGCTGCCAGTACCGACGCTAATCAGCGAAAGTGGTCGTGCTATTGCTTCCCACCAATCGGTATTGGTGTTCGACGTGCTGGGTGTCAGCGAAGTCAAAGCGGCTGAACCCGAACCCGCAGGGGAAGACGATCACTTGGTGATTCGTAATCTCTACGACACCTATTTGTCGATCAATCGCGACAATTTCCAGGAAGCTTACAACGACGCTTTTCAGTTCAAAGAAGAGGCCGTTAGTTTGTTCTCGTTTGGCTATTTGAGCCTGCAAGAACGGGCCCGTGCTGAGCGATTGTTCTGGGAGTGCTGCAAGCGCATTCAGAAGATTGTGCGAGAACTGGATTATGTGCCCGATGATTTGGAGGATCTAGAGAAGATCCTGGCATCGATTTATTACTGCAACCTCTCGGTGTTTCAGTCGGCTCCTGACAGCTGGGCGATCGATCAGCTGTTTCCAATCATGCCAATTCATCGTTTGGATGAAGAGCCAACCGAGCGGGGCACACTTGCCGATTTAACCTGCGATAGTGATGGCAAAATCGATCAATTCATCGACCTGCGCGATGTGAAGCCTCTGCTGGAGTTGCACAAGTGGCGCGAGGGCGAACCCTATTACCTGGGCATGTTCTTGAACGGAGCCTACCAGGAAATCATGGGCAATCTGCACAACTTGTTTGGCGACACCAACGCCGTGCATATTCATTTGGCGCCCGACGGCTACCGCATTGAGCATGTAGTTAAAGGCGACTCCATGAAAGAAGTGCTGGGATATGTCCAATACGACAGCGAGGACATGATCGAGAGTGTGCGGCAAGAAACGGAGCGTGCCCTCAAGGAAAAGCGCATCACCCTGCAGGAGTCGCAAATGCTGCTGCAAAACTACGAGCGCACCCTGAGCCGCTACACCTATCTGGCTTAG
- a CDS encoding DUF2301 domain-containing membrane protein: MANLDLAEPDVFQGQFGTFTLTQADRLGVKVYRGALAVAAASFALGTVAVLTQGPTPDVLTLLTGLFALFSIALGVSLWTIHIYLAPLHRLLQVCWGIGCTAALGVALAWPEPLLLTIYNRPLTLLGVGFLFVALTGIYFKEAFCFARLETKVLTPLVPVLLLGHLVGILPLAWEQALLGIWAVLFGVFALRKVFQEIPPDVGDKTVYEYLRQRQQQQHQEQSEHVTPEQTSEQSV; encoded by the coding sequence ATGGCGAATCTTGATCTTGCAGAACCAGATGTCTTTCAGGGGCAATTCGGCACCTTCACGCTGACGCAGGCGGATCGTTTGGGTGTGAAAGTTTATCGTGGGGCCCTAGCAGTAGCAGCTGCAAGCTTTGCCTTGGGAACCGTGGCTGTGCTCACTCAGGGTCCAACCCCGGACGTCCTCACTCTACTGACTGGACTATTTGCGCTGTTCTCTATTGCCTTGGGGGTGTCGCTATGGACCATTCATATTTACCTGGCTCCCCTACATCGACTACTGCAAGTGTGTTGGGGCATCGGCTGTACAGCAGCATTGGGGGTTGCCCTGGCCTGGCCTGAGCCGCTCTTGTTGACAATTTATAATCGCCCGCTCACCTTGTTAGGCGTTGGTTTTCTGTTTGTCGCCTTAACCGGGATCTACTTCAAAGAGGCCTTTTGTTTTGCGCGACTAGAAACTAAAGTGCTAACGCCACTGGTGCCTGTCTTATTGTTGGGGCACTTGGTGGGCATTCTGCCGCTAGCTTGGGAGCAAGCCTTACTTGGGATATGGGCTGTGTTATTCGGGGTATTCGCACTGCGTAAGGTGTTTCAGGAAATCCCCCCGGACGTCGGGGACAAAACGGTCTACGAGTATTTACGTCAACGCCAGCAACAGCAACATCAAGAACAAAGCGAGCACGTCACGCCTGAGCAAACCTCGGAGCAATCAGTGTAG
- a CDS encoding cysteine hydrolase family protein: MTRSYSSQTPTAAKVLAKCSVQGFAMPIISVPAEAYPLDLPLEKTALLVIDMQNDFCAYGGYGDLMGYDITMTRRPIEPIQKVLAAVRETPITVIHTREGHRPDLSDCPPNKIERSRRVGAGIGDPGPMGRILVRGEKGHAIIDELQPVAGEIVLDKPGKGSFYQTDLDLILRNRGISHLLFSGVTTDVCVHTTMRVANDIGYYCLLLEDCCGAFDQGNHQAAINMVKMQGGVFGWVSNSQKLCSALVGATATV; this comes from the coding sequence GTGACCCGTAGCTACAGTTCACAGACCCCAACTGCCGCTAAAGTGCTGGCGAAGTGTTCTGTGCAAGGTTTTGCCATGCCCATCATCAGCGTCCCTGCCGAAGCTTATCCTCTGGATCTGCCGCTGGAGAAAACTGCTCTCCTTGTGATCGACATGCAGAACGACTTCTGTGCCTATGGGGGCTACGGCGATTTGATGGGCTATGACATCACCATGACCCGTCGTCCAATTGAGCCCATCCAAAAGGTGCTGGCAGCTGTGCGCGAAACGCCGATCACTGTCATTCACACCCGCGAGGGCCACCGCCCCGATCTCTCTGACTGTCCACCCAACAAAATTGAGCGTTCTCGCCGGGTCGGTGCGGGCATTGGCGATCCAGGGCCAATGGGTCGGATTTTGGTGCGGGGTGAAAAAGGTCATGCCATTATTGACGAGTTGCAGCCTGTTGCTGGCGAAATTGTTCTGGATAAGCCGGGTAAAGGCAGCTTTTACCAAACTGACTTAGACCTGATTCTGCGCAACCGCGGCATTAGCCACCTGCTGTTTTCTGGAGTAACTACAGATGTCTGTGTGCACACCACCATGCGCGTTGCCAACGACATAGGCTACTACTGCCTACTGCTAGAAGACTGCTGCGGTGCCTTTGATCAAGGTAACCACCAAGCCGCTATCAACATGGTGAAAATGCAGGGAGGCGTTTTTGGCTGGGTGAGCAACTCGCAAAAGCTATGCAGTGCGTTAGTGGGTGCCACTGCTACTGTCTAA